In Micropterus dolomieu isolate WLL.071019.BEF.003 ecotype Adirondacks linkage group LG17, ASM2129224v1, whole genome shotgun sequence, one genomic interval encodes:
- the b3gat1a gene encoding galactosylgalactosylxylosylprotein 3-beta-glucuronosyltransferase 1 isoform X2: MPKRRDILAIVLIVLPWTLLITVWHQSAIAPLLAIRKDDGVEGRREAGGQAQDSKEYCASDKDIVEVVRTEYVYTRPPPWSDVLPTIHIITPTYSRPVQKAELTRLANTFLHVPNLHWILVEDSQRRTPLVTRLLRETGLNYTHLNVETPRNYKLRGDTRDPRIPRGTMQRNLALRWLRETFNANSSQAGIVYFADDDNTYSLELFEEMRSTRRVSVWPVAFVGGLRYESPKVNAAGKVYGWKTVFDPHRPFAIDMAGFAINLRLILFKPQAYFKLRGVKGGYQESSLLRELVTLNDLEPKAANCTKILVWHTRTEKPVLVNEGKKGFTDPNVEI; this comes from the exons ATGCCGAAGAGAAGAGATATTCTTGCCATCGTTTTGATCGTGTTACCCTGGACTCTGCTCATCACTGTTTGGCACCAAAGTGCTATAGCTCCGCTCCTCGCCATCCGCAAGG ATGATGGCGTTGAGGGCAGGAGGGAGGCAGGTGGCCAGGCGCAGGACTCCAAGGAATACTGTGCCTCAGATAAGGACATTGTGGAGGTGGTGAGGACAGAGTACGTGTATACACGGCCTCCACCATGGTCCGACGTGCTGCCTACCATCCACATCATCACCCCCACATATAGTCGACCTGTGCAGAAGGCAGAGCTTACAAGGCTGGCAAACACCTTCCTCCATGTTCCAAACCTGCACTGGATCCTGGTGGAGGACTCCCAAAGGAGAACGCCTCTTGTGACGCGGCTCCTCCGAGAAACAGGGCTTAACTACACCCACCTCAATGTAGAGACGCCCAGGAACTATAAGCTGAGGGGTGACACTCGGGACCCCAGAATCCCCAGGGGGACCATGCAGAGGAATCTGGCCCTGCGGTGGCTAAGGGAGACCTTCAACGCCAACAGCAGCCAAGCTGGAATAGTCTACTTTGCGGACGACGACAACACATATAGCCTGGAGCTGTTTGAGGAG ATGAGATCAACTCGAAGAGTTTCAGTGTGGCCTGTGGCCTTTGTGGGCGGCTTACGGTATGAGTCCCCCAAAGTCAATGCAGCTGGAAAGGTCTATGGCTGGAAGACTGTGTTCGACCCTCATCGGCCCTTTGCTATCGACATGGCTGGCTTTGCCATCAACCTGAGGCTCATCCTCTTCAAGCCACAGGCGTATTTTAAGCTTCGAGGGGTGAAGGGAGGATACCAGGAGAGTAGTTTGCTCCGGGAACTTGTCACACTCAATGACCTGGAGCCTAAAGCAGCCAATTGCACTAAG ATACTTGTTTGGCACACGAGAACGGAGAAACCTGTCCTTGTAAACGAGGGGAAAAAAGGCTTCACAGACCCCAATGTGGAGATTTGA
- the b3gat1a gene encoding galactosylgalactosylxylosylprotein 3-beta-glucuronosyltransferase 1 isoform X1: MPKRRDILAIVLIVLPWTLLITVWHQSAIAPLLAIRKACHHLVKEIFIIPERLAVRHHRLSDDGVEGRREAGGQAQDSKEYCASDKDIVEVVRTEYVYTRPPPWSDVLPTIHIITPTYSRPVQKAELTRLANTFLHVPNLHWILVEDSQRRTPLVTRLLRETGLNYTHLNVETPRNYKLRGDTRDPRIPRGTMQRNLALRWLRETFNANSSQAGIVYFADDDNTYSLELFEEMRSTRRVSVWPVAFVGGLRYESPKVNAAGKVYGWKTVFDPHRPFAIDMAGFAINLRLILFKPQAYFKLRGVKGGYQESSLLRELVTLNDLEPKAANCTKILVWHTRTEKPVLVNEGKKGFTDPNVEI, encoded by the exons ATGCCGAAGAGAAGAGATATTCTTGCCATCGTTTTGATCGTGTTACCCTGGACTCTGCTCATCACTGTTTGGCACCAAAGTGCTATAGCTCCGCTCCTCGCCATCCGCAAGG CCTGTCACCACCTAGTAAAAGAGATCTTTATCATTCCAGAGAGGCTTGCAGTCCGCCACCACCGGCTCTCAG ATGATGGCGTTGAGGGCAGGAGGGAGGCAGGTGGCCAGGCGCAGGACTCCAAGGAATACTGTGCCTCAGATAAGGACATTGTGGAGGTGGTGAGGACAGAGTACGTGTATACACGGCCTCCACCATGGTCCGACGTGCTGCCTACCATCCACATCATCACCCCCACATATAGTCGACCTGTGCAGAAGGCAGAGCTTACAAGGCTGGCAAACACCTTCCTCCATGTTCCAAACCTGCACTGGATCCTGGTGGAGGACTCCCAAAGGAGAACGCCTCTTGTGACGCGGCTCCTCCGAGAAACAGGGCTTAACTACACCCACCTCAATGTAGAGACGCCCAGGAACTATAAGCTGAGGGGTGACACTCGGGACCCCAGAATCCCCAGGGGGACCATGCAGAGGAATCTGGCCCTGCGGTGGCTAAGGGAGACCTTCAACGCCAACAGCAGCCAAGCTGGAATAGTCTACTTTGCGGACGACGACAACACATATAGCCTGGAGCTGTTTGAGGAG ATGAGATCAACTCGAAGAGTTTCAGTGTGGCCTGTGGCCTTTGTGGGCGGCTTACGGTATGAGTCCCCCAAAGTCAATGCAGCTGGAAAGGTCTATGGCTGGAAGACTGTGTTCGACCCTCATCGGCCCTTTGCTATCGACATGGCTGGCTTTGCCATCAACCTGAGGCTCATCCTCTTCAAGCCACAGGCGTATTTTAAGCTTCGAGGGGTGAAGGGAGGATACCAGGAGAGTAGTTTGCTCCGGGAACTTGTCACACTCAATGACCTGGAGCCTAAAGCAGCCAATTGCACTAAG ATACTTGTTTGGCACACGAGAACGGAGAAACCTGTCCTTGTAAACGAGGGGAAAAAAGGCTTCACAGACCCCAATGTGGAGATTTGA